In Legionella spiritensis, the following proteins share a genomic window:
- a CDS encoding replication-associated recombination protein A: MSLFDNQPEAPLAEALRPRHWDEVIGQSHLLGSGKPLRLAFETGKPHSMILWGPPGVGKTTLARLSAGAFHCEWIALSAVFSGVKDIRAAVEKAREFLMMQKKTLLFIDEIHRFNKSQQDALLPYTESGLVTFIGATTENPSFEVNSALLSRAQVYVLKSLSDSELKQLFHRAQQQALTHLHFDEQAVDHLIACADGDARRFLNLLEQVDTASAAQGNNAISLSFLENILATTTRRFDKGGDHFHDQISALHKSVRGSNPDAALYWLSRMLDGGVDARYLARRIIRMAWEDIGLADPRALQIANDAATAYERLGSPEGELALSQAVVYLAVAAKSNAGYRAYNQARDFVKKDKSRDVPLHLRNAPTKLMKELGHGHAYRYAHDEPEAYAAGENYFPKGMGEPGWYQPAPRGLEIKIAEKLASLRRLDEAHKKRK, translated from the coding sequence ATGAGTCTGTTTGATAATCAGCCCGAAGCGCCTCTGGCTGAAGCGTTGCGTCCCCGGCACTGGGATGAGGTGATTGGCCAGAGTCATTTGCTCGGTTCCGGCAAACCGCTGCGCCTCGCTTTTGAAACGGGGAAGCCACATTCGATGATTTTATGGGGGCCTCCCGGTGTAGGCAAAACAACCTTGGCCAGATTAAGCGCCGGAGCCTTTCATTGCGAATGGATTGCGTTGTCGGCAGTGTTCTCCGGTGTAAAAGACATACGTGCCGCTGTGGAAAAAGCACGGGAATTTCTTATGATGCAGAAGAAGACCCTGCTTTTCATTGATGAAATCCATCGCTTTAACAAATCCCAGCAAGACGCGCTGTTGCCTTATACCGAGTCCGGTCTGGTGACATTTATCGGAGCAACCACAGAAAATCCTTCGTTTGAAGTTAATTCCGCCTTGTTATCCAGAGCGCAGGTCTATGTATTAAAATCCTTGAGCGACTCCGAATTAAAACAGTTGTTTCACAGAGCGCAGCAACAGGCGTTGACCCATTTGCATTTTGACGAGCAGGCTGTTGATCATTTGATTGCCTGTGCGGATGGCGATGCGCGGCGTTTTCTTAATCTTCTCGAGCAGGTGGATACGGCGTCAGCCGCACAGGGAAACAATGCCATTTCCCTGTCTTTTCTGGAGAACATTCTCGCGACGACAACCCGTCGGTTTGATAAGGGAGGCGATCATTTCCATGATCAGATTTCAGCCCTTCATAAATCGGTACGTGGTTCCAATCCGGATGCGGCTCTTTACTGGTTGTCGCGCATGCTGGACGGCGGCGTGGATGCCCGCTATCTGGCAAGGCGCATTATCAGAATGGCCTGGGAGGATATAGGATTGGCCGATCCGCGTGCCCTGCAAATCGCCAATGACGCGGCCACCGCCTATGAGCGTCTGGGCTCACCTGAAGGAGAACTGGCGTTGTCCCAGGCCGTGGTTTATCTGGCCGTGGCTGCAAAAAGCAATGCGGGTTACAGGGCTTATAACCAGGCACGTGATTTTGTCAAAAAAGACAAATCACGTGACGTTCCCCTGCATTTGCGAAACGCTCCGACAAAGCTGATGAAGGAGCTGGGGCATGGCCATGCTTACCGCTACGCACACGATGAACCGGAGGCCTATGCCGCCGGAGAAAACTATTTTCCCAAAGGCATGGGCGAGCCGGGCTGGTATCAGCCTGCGCCTCGTGGCCTGGAGATAAAAATAGCTGAAAAACTGGCCAGTTTACGCCGTCTTGATGAGGCGCATAAAAAGCGAAAATAA
- the lolA gene encoding outer membrane lipoprotein chaperone LolA, translated as MRILSLLLLLLSAGSACCQSVADELQGKLNAVNSMSANFNQVVNAKKREVSRSSGSMALQRPGRFRWQTRSPMEQLIVADGKKLWVYDVELEQVTVKKQEKGLGGTAALFLSGYDDTVTRDFEVTAKRRGKQSLYDLHARSPKENFQRVKLQFTGDVLTRIELYDQLGQHTVVKLTRIKSNPRLAASLFQFKPPKGVDVVQQ; from the coding sequence ATGCGAATATTGTCATTGTTACTGTTATTGCTGTCTGCCGGCTCTGCTTGTTGCCAGTCGGTAGCGGACGAATTGCAGGGTAAATTAAATGCCGTAAACAGTATGAGCGCGAATTTCAATCAGGTTGTGAACGCCAAAAAACGGGAAGTGTCCCGTTCTTCCGGATCGATGGCGTTGCAACGTCCCGGGCGTTTTCGATGGCAAACCAGAAGTCCGATGGAACAATTAATCGTGGCGGATGGCAAGAAGCTTTGGGTTTATGATGTGGAGCTGGAACAGGTTACGGTAAAAAAGCAGGAAAAAGGATTGGGCGGTACCGCGGCCTTGTTTTTAAGCGGTTATGACGATACGGTGACCCGTGATTTTGAGGTGACGGCCAAACGTCGCGGCAAGCAGTCCCTTTATGATTTGCACGCCCGATCGCCTAAGGAAAATTTCCAGAGGGTGAAATTACAGTTTACCGGTGATGTATTGACCAGGATTGAACTGTACGATCAACTGGGGCAGCACACTGTTGTTAAATTGACCCGTATTAAAAGCAACCCCCGACTTGCGGCGAGTCTTTTTCAGTTTAAACCTCCCAAAGGGGTGGACGTGGTGCAGCAATGA
- a CDS encoding DNA translocase FtsK, with protein MGKQDKKTQAGHPEKTLPSFLMRRVSEGSFILILTCALFVLLSLNTYSFSDPSWSHITRYKGVVSNAGGQVGAYIADALYWCFGYFAYLLPVGVAYVAWLVLQDHRALRVVNKPALFLRGSGLVFLMIGGCSLLSMEPSLKPLGASHDAGGMLGYFVADGFQYALSQQGATLLLLAILLVGITWMTGLSWVRVTESLGFYALILSQKLFRLGQLSFIGLVRTFQRFRKKRHDFAVTKPVRKKPLLKKETSEPALNPDPSPSFEIVAAPVADKPVKTSSKPASASKVTVSGGLPSLSLLDKGKPGRAMGGYTHQVLESLSRDVEQHLLDFGIQADVVSVHPGPVITRFELQLAAGIKVSRLSALAKDLARSLSVTSVRIVEVIPGKTVVGLELPNQNREIVRLSDVLSADVYQQAHSPLILALGVDIAGHPMVVDLAKMPHLLVAGTTGSGKSVGINAMILSLLFKASPDQVRLIMVDPKMLELSVYDGIPHLLTPVVTDMKEAASALRWCVGEMERRYRLMAALGVRNLAGFNVKLAEASAKGEPLTDPLWKPTDSMDETAPVLEALPYIVVIIDELADMMMVVGKKVEQLIARIAQKARAAGIHLILATQRPSVDVLTGLIKSNIPTRISFQVSSKIDSRTILDQQGAEQLLGHGDMLYLAPGTGAPLRVHGAFVDDKEVHRIADDWRARGEPEYIEDITLVTGDSSDGGFGEENQETEDADPLYDQAVEFVIQTRKASISAVQRRLKIGYNRAARLVEEMERTGIVGPLEGGYRDVLVSSVTEES; from the coding sequence ATGGGAAAACAAGACAAGAAGACTCAAGCAGGACACCCTGAAAAAACACTGCCTTCCTTTTTAATGAGAAGGGTCAGTGAGGGGAGCTTTATTTTGATTTTAACCTGTGCTTTGTTTGTGCTTTTATCACTTAACACGTACAGTTTTTCTGATCCGAGCTGGTCACATATCACCCGGTATAAGGGGGTCGTCAGTAACGCAGGGGGGCAGGTCGGCGCTTATATAGCGGATGCGCTGTACTGGTGTTTCGGTTATTTTGCATACCTGTTGCCTGTCGGTGTCGCTTATGTAGCCTGGCTGGTATTGCAGGATCACCGCGCATTGCGAGTCGTTAACAAACCTGCCTTGTTTCTGCGCGGCAGCGGACTGGTATTCCTGATGATTGGCGGTTGCAGTCTCCTGAGTATGGAGCCGTCGTTGAAGCCTTTGGGTGCGAGTCACGACGCGGGCGGCATGCTTGGCTATTTTGTAGCCGATGGCTTTCAGTATGCCCTGAGCCAGCAGGGTGCAACCTTGTTGTTGCTGGCTATTTTACTGGTCGGAATCACCTGGATGACCGGGCTTTCCTGGGTTCGTGTTACGGAGAGCCTTGGTTTTTATGCGTTGATTCTTTCACAAAAACTGTTTCGTCTTGGCCAATTGAGTTTTATTGGGCTGGTCAGGACATTCCAGCGGTTTCGTAAAAAACGGCACGATTTTGCCGTTACAAAACCGGTACGAAAAAAACCTTTATTGAAAAAAGAAACATCCGAGCCGGCTTTGAATCCGGATCCGTCCCCGTCTTTTGAGATTGTGGCGGCTCCTGTGGCCGACAAACCCGTCAAAACATCGTCAAAGCCGGCATCCGCCAGTAAAGTGACGGTGTCCGGAGGGTTGCCGTCCCTGTCGTTACTGGATAAAGGCAAACCGGGCCGGGCGATGGGTGGGTATACTCATCAGGTATTGGAATCACTGTCACGGGACGTGGAACAGCACCTTCTTGATTTTGGCATCCAGGCCGATGTGGTATCGGTGCACCCGGGGCCTGTCATTACCCGTTTTGAATTGCAGCTGGCCGCAGGCATCAAGGTCAGTCGTTTGTCGGCGCTGGCTAAGGATTTAGCCCGCTCCCTGTCGGTCACCAGTGTCCGTATTGTTGAAGTCATACCGGGGAAAACGGTGGTCGGCCTTGAATTACCCAATCAGAATCGGGAAATTGTGCGCTTGTCCGATGTTTTGTCAGCCGATGTTTATCAACAGGCCCATTCGCCGTTGATCCTGGCTCTTGGGGTTGATATTGCCGGACACCCGATGGTCGTTGATTTAGCCAAAATGCCGCATCTGCTGGTTGCCGGAACCACGGGATCAGGAAAATCGGTAGGAATCAACGCCATGATTCTGAGTCTGCTTTTTAAGGCAAGTCCGGATCAGGTCCGTTTGATCATGGTGGATCCGAAAATGCTGGAATTATCCGTTTATGATGGTATTCCTCATTTGCTGACGCCGGTGGTAACGGATATGAAAGAGGCTGCCAGCGCCTTGCGATGGTGCGTCGGTGAGATGGAGCGTCGGTATCGTCTGATGGCCGCGCTGGGAGTACGTAATCTGGCCGGTTTTAATGTAAAACTGGCTGAAGCGTCTGCGAAAGGGGAGCCATTGACCGATCCGTTATGGAAACCGACCGACTCCATGGATGAAACGGCGCCTGTTCTTGAAGCGTTGCCATATATTGTTGTCATCATTGACGAGTTGGCTGACATGATGATGGTAGTTGGCAAGAAAGTGGAGCAACTCATCGCCCGAATCGCCCAGAAAGCAAGGGCGGCCGGGATCCATCTTATCCTGGCAACCCAGCGTCCATCGGTGGATGTCCTGACCGGATTGATCAAATCAAACATTCCTACCCGTATCTCATTTCAGGTTTCGTCCAAAATTGATTCCCGTACTATTCTTGATCAGCAAGGGGCGGAACAATTACTTGGTCATGGCGACATGCTTTACCTGGCGCCTGGTACCGGCGCACCCTTGCGAGTGCACGGCGCTTTTGTCGATGATAAGGAAGTACACCGCATCGCCGATGATTGGCGGGCCCGGGGCGAGCCGGAATACATTGAAGACATTACGCTGGTGACCGGCGACAGCTCGGACGGTGGATTCGGTGAGGAGAATCAGGAAACCGAAGACGCTGATCCATTGTATGATCAGGCGGTGGAATTTGTCATACAAACGCGCAAGGCCAGCATTTCAGCGGTTCAACGACGTTTGAAAATAGGTTATAACCGGGCTGCCCGACTGGTGGAGGAAATGGAGAGAACCGGAATTGTCGGTCCTCTGGAAGGTGGTTACCGGGACGTGCTGGTGTCATCCGTTACTGAGGAATCATAA
- a CDS encoding sensor histidine kinase, which yields MSQIAPDILKKENLNLLEKEILACIPCGLVVLNTRGIIVWSNKAAQDLLGCGLQGSLWLDVIQRAFSPRADDGHEVSLADGRRVNVAISSLSGMPGQLVTLIDLTTTRDYEQAKAKQGRLMMIGRMTAQLAHQIRTPLSSAMLFTDHLIHQQTNDSRSIQWLSRLRDCHVSIEQQIEDLLLFARGEALELVATDLKAWSERLLERIYPLVEEAAVAMDVDNQLPSMYCNLHSESLTGAVLNLINNALDAGAACIDLKMYAKTDGSVSLQVIDNGEGLSEEVKNQVFTPFFTTKAQGTGLGLAVVHAVVKAHGGEVILESSPGKGCCVTINLSG from the coding sequence ATGTCGCAAATTGCCCCGGATATCCTAAAAAAGGAAAACTTGAATCTCCTGGAAAAAGAAATACTCGCTTGTATTCCTTGTGGTCTGGTTGTTCTGAATACACGGGGTATTATCGTCTGGTCAAATAAAGCGGCTCAGGATTTGCTGGGATGCGGTTTACAAGGTTCCTTGTGGCTGGATGTCATTCAACGTGCGTTTTCTCCCAGAGCGGATGACGGGCATGAAGTGTCGCTTGCAGACGGACGCCGTGTCAATGTGGCGATTTCGTCTCTTAGCGGCATGCCGGGACAATTGGTTACCTTGATTGACTTGACGACAACACGTGACTACGAGCAGGCTAAAGCCAAGCAGGGACGCCTGATGATGATAGGCCGAATGACGGCTCAGCTTGCGCATCAAATCCGCACCCCCCTGTCTTCAGCCATGCTGTTTACGGATCACCTCATTCATCAGCAGACTAATGACAGTCGAAGCATCCAGTGGCTGAGCCGGTTAAGGGATTGTCACGTCAGCATTGAGCAGCAAATAGAAGATTTACTGCTGTTTGCACGAGGGGAGGCTCTTGAACTGGTTGCTACCGATCTGAAGGCGTGGAGCGAACGTTTGCTGGAACGAATTTATCCTCTGGTAGAAGAGGCTGCCGTCGCTATGGACGTGGATAATCAACTGCCCTCTATGTATTGTAATCTTCATAGTGAATCCTTAACGGGAGCCGTATTGAATCTGATTAATAACGCGCTAGACGCCGGTGCCGCCTGTATTGATTTGAAAATGTACGCAAAGACCGACGGCAGTGTCTCGTTACAGGTTATCGATAACGGCGAGGGTTTGTCGGAAGAGGTGAAAAACCAGGTATTTACCCCTTTTTTTACGACCAAAGCGCAAGGCACGGGGCTGGGTTTAGCGGTTGTGCATGCGGTTGTCAAAGCGCATGGCGGAGAAGTTATCCTGGAATCCTCGCCAGGAAAAGGTTGTTGTGTAACAATAAATCTGTCGGGATGA
- the infA gene encoding translation initiation factor IF-1, with product MAKEDHIEMLGTVIDTLPNTMFRVELENGHVVTAHISGRMRKNYIRILTGDKVKVELTPYDLTKGRIIFRDKN from the coding sequence ATGGCAAAAGAAGATCATATAGAAATGCTTGGTACAGTAATAGACACCCTGCCCAATACCATGTTCCGGGTAGAACTGGAAAATGGTCATGTCGTAACCGCGCATATTTCCGGGCGTATGAGAAAAAACTACATCCGAATCCTGACCGGCGACAAAGTCAAAGTGGAACTAACCCCTTACGATCTCACCAAAGGCCGTATCATTTTTCGTGATAAGAACTAG
- a CDS encoding sigma-54-dependent transcriptional regulator, with product MGEVLIVEDDPVLCEALADTMNLAGHRYLTARNGREALVLLERHNPAIVLSDIRMDKMDGQQLLAEIQRRNPGVPVILMTAHGSVEDAVVAMREGAVDYLQKPFSAHTLTEKINHYIKPLIQEEDKQPIAQDPKSQALMSMALRVAQSDVGVMITGESGTGKEVLAHFIHDHSPRCNHPFIAINCAAIPEQMLEATLFGYEKGAFTGAYKSTPGKFEQAQGGTLLLDEVSEMSLALQAKLLRVLQEKEVERIGATKLVNLDVRVLATSNRNLLEEVKAGRFREDLFYRLNVFPLHWLPLRERPSDIIPLANYLIRRHCQDHYPVIPVLSDDAQKKLLDYTWPGNARELDNVVQRALILQSRNIIEPSHVQLSLDNQDMDEADGKKTIRSLQNHEFDLIEQILNEHQGNRQLVAEILGVSERTLRYKLAKMREEGYVV from the coding sequence ATGGGTGAAGTACTGATAGTAGAAGATGATCCGGTATTGTGTGAAGCCTTGGCGGATACTATGAATCTGGCGGGCCATCGTTATCTGACGGCCAGAAATGGCCGGGAAGCGCTGGTTTTGCTTGAACGCCATAATCCGGCGATTGTCTTGAGCGATATCCGTATGGATAAAATGGATGGGCAACAGCTTCTTGCTGAAATTCAACGGCGAAATCCGGGCGTTCCCGTCATTTTGATGACGGCGCACGGCTCGGTGGAAGACGCGGTCGTTGCCATGCGTGAAGGTGCGGTTGATTATCTGCAAAAACCCTTCAGCGCCCATACCCTGACTGAAAAAATTAATCATTACATCAAACCATTGATACAGGAAGAAGACAAACAACCCATTGCACAAGATCCCAAAAGTCAGGCATTGATGTCCATGGCCCTACGGGTTGCCCAGTCGGATGTGGGCGTCATGATTACCGGGGAAAGCGGAACGGGCAAGGAAGTGCTGGCTCATTTTATTCATGACCATTCCCCACGCTGCAATCATCCCTTTATCGCTATAAATTGTGCGGCTATTCCAGAGCAAATGCTGGAAGCGACGTTGTTTGGTTACGAAAAGGGTGCTTTTACAGGTGCGTACAAATCAACGCCGGGTAAATTTGAACAGGCACAGGGCGGGACTTTATTGCTGGATGAGGTCAGTGAAATGAGCCTGGCATTACAGGCAAAATTGTTACGTGTGCTGCAGGAAAAAGAGGTGGAACGGATAGGGGCGACCAAACTTGTTAATCTGGACGTACGAGTGCTTGCGACCAGTAACAGAAACTTGCTGGAAGAGGTTAAGGCGGGACGTTTTCGTGAGGATTTGTTTTATCGTCTTAATGTATTTCCCTTGCATTGGTTACCATTGAGAGAACGTCCCAGCGATATTATTCCCTTAGCCAATTATTTAATCAGACGACATTGCCAGGATCATTATCCTGTGATTCCTGTGCTAAGCGATGACGCGCAAAAAAAGCTGCTGGATTACACCTGGCCCGGCAATGCCCGTGAATTGGATAATGTGGTGCAGCGCGCCTTGATCCTGCAAAGCCGAAATATTATAGAGCCGTCGCATGTGCAGTTGTCGCTGGACAATCAGGATATGGATGAGGCGGACGGTAAAAAAACCATTAGAAGTTTACAGAATCATGAGTTTGATTTGATAGAGCAGATTTTGAACGAACACCAGGGTAATCGGCAACTGGTTGCGGAAATTTTAGGAGTGAGCGAGCGTACCTTGCGCTACAAGCTCGCTAAAATGCGCGAGGAAGGGTATGTCGTCTGA
- the fliE gene encoding flagellar hook-basal body complex protein FliE, with protein sequence MTDINVVSLLNQMKLMAAKAQGGGVETAVNRTQFGDVFQKALGGVSELQQSAEGLKVRFETGDPQVNLGEVMIAAKKSDLAFEATLRVRNKFVQAYQDIMNMPI encoded by the coding sequence ATGACGGACATTAACGTAGTATCGTTGTTAAATCAGATGAAACTGATGGCTGCCAAAGCACAGGGCGGCGGTGTGGAAACGGCTGTGAATCGGACGCAATTTGGTGATGTTTTTCAAAAAGCCCTGGGTGGCGTCAGTGAACTGCAGCAAAGTGCCGAAGGATTGAAAGTGCGTTTTGAAACAGGTGATCCCCAGGTTAATCTGGGCGAAGTCATGATTGCGGCAAAAAAATCGGATCTGGCGTTTGAAGCGACTTTAAGGGTAAGAAATAAATTTGTACAAGCTTACCAGGATATTATGAATATGCCGATTTGA
- the trxB gene encoding thioredoxin-disulfide reductase produces the protein MISGSNHHRLIILGSGPAGYTAAVYAARANLSPVLITGMQPGGQLTTTTDVDNWPGDVEGLQGPALMDRMQQHAQRFDTKILFDHITRASLGQKPFVLQGDSDTYTCDALIIATGASARYLGLESETAYQGRGVSACATCDGFFYRNKAVCVIGGGNTAVEEALYLSNIAASVTLVHRRDSLRAEKILQDKLFEKAQTGNIKLLWHHTLDEVLGDDMKVTGARVRNVNSNDTTDLIVDGVFIAIGHDPNTGIFKDQLDMKDGYITIRTGLDGMATATSVPGVFACGDVADHVYRQAITSAGFGCMAALDAEKYLDMAGD, from the coding sequence ATGATAAGTGGTAGCAATCACCATCGCCTGATAATTTTAGGCTCGGGGCCGGCCGGCTACACGGCCGCGGTCTATGCAGCACGGGCTAATCTTAGTCCGGTCCTTATCACCGGCATGCAGCCCGGCGGTCAATTAACAACCACTACCGACGTCGATAACTGGCCGGGAGATGTTGAAGGCCTGCAAGGTCCTGCGCTGATGGATCGCATGCAGCAACACGCACAACGCTTTGATACTAAAATCCTGTTTGATCATATTACCAGGGCTTCACTCGGCCAGAAACCATTCGTACTGCAGGGCGACAGCGACACATATACCTGCGATGCGTTAATCATCGCTACAGGCGCTTCTGCACGCTATCTGGGACTTGAATCTGAAACCGCTTACCAGGGGCGTGGTGTTTCAGCCTGCGCGACCTGCGATGGTTTTTTCTATCGCAACAAAGCGGTCTGTGTCATAGGCGGCGGTAATACCGCGGTCGAGGAAGCACTTTATTTATCCAATATTGCCGCCAGCGTGACCCTGGTTCACCGCCGCGACAGTTTACGCGCCGAAAAAATATTGCAGGATAAATTATTTGAAAAAGCGCAAACGGGAAATATCAAACTCCTGTGGCACCACACCCTGGATGAAGTATTGGGTGACGACATGAAAGTCACCGGCGCCCGTGTTAGAAATGTGAACAGCAACGACACGACGGATCTGATAGTAGACGGTGTCTTTATTGCGATTGGACATGATCCGAACACAGGCATTTTCAAGGATCAACTGGACATGAAAGACGGTTACATTACCATCCGCACCGGCCTGGATGGCATGGCTACCGCCACCTCCGTTCCCGGGGTTTTTGCCTGTGGCGATGTTGCGGATCATGTCTATCGTCAGGCCATTACTTCAGCCGGATTCGGATGTATGGCCGCCCTGGACGCGGAAAAATATCTGGATATGGCAGGAGATTAA
- the pmbA gene encoding metalloprotease PmbA, with amino-acid sequence MQISTQNNKSIEEQSTANLLALMHDILARAKAHGATDAFVSVNHDRGFSVDVRMREVETVSFNEDKSVGLVTYIGHRKGVASSTDTSPAALDAMASAACDIARVSAKDPCFGLADKELMTGRHSDLDLYHPWDIRPPEAIETARLCEAHALERDSRIINSDGVTLSTYTFCHGYANTYGGEGIIRGTRHSLSCSLIAKSGESMQRDYDYTTSRLPHQLVTPQQLAESVVERTVSRLGARKIKTQKVPVLFSSRISSGLLSSFIGAISGSNLYRKNSFLLDSIGQQIFPAGFKIYEQPRLLQGLGSSPFDGEGVPTRDNVFIDDGRLCQYVLGSYSARRMGLKTTANSDGVHNLTIDATAGDLNDLLKKMDKGLLVTELMGQGVNGLTGDYSRGATGFWVEHGEIQYPVEEITIAGNLKDMYQAIVAVGSDINRNIATRCGSILVEQMMVAGS; translated from the coding sequence ATGCAAATCTCAACGCAAAATAACAAAAGTATAGAGGAACAGTCAACCGCCAATTTACTGGCGCTGATGCATGATATTTTAGCCAGAGCCAAAGCTCATGGTGCGACGGACGCCTTTGTCTCGGTCAATCATGACCGGGGATTTTCCGTGGATGTTCGTATGAGGGAAGTGGAAACGGTTTCATTTAACGAGGATAAAAGCGTCGGTCTGGTCACGTATATCGGACATCGCAAAGGAGTGGCCAGCAGCACGGATACGTCGCCGGCCGCACTGGATGCCATGGCGAGCGCCGCATGCGACATTGCCAGAGTCAGTGCAAAAGATCCCTGTTTTGGCCTGGCTGACAAAGAGTTAATGACCGGACGGCATTCGGATCTTGATTTATACCATCCCTGGGATATTCGACCGCCGGAAGCTATTGAAACAGCCCGCCTTTGTGAAGCGCATGCCCTGGAGCGGGATTCTCGTATTATCAATTCGGATGGCGTTACTTTATCAACCTATACGTTTTGCCACGGCTATGCGAATACCTATGGCGGTGAAGGAATCATTCGTGGTACTCGCCACAGTCTGAGCTGTTCGCTCATTGCGAAAAGCGGGGAGAGTATGCAGAGGGATTATGATTACACGACGTCGCGTCTCCCGCATCAACTGGTCACTCCGCAACAACTGGCGGAAAGCGTGGTGGAGAGGACTGTCAGTCGCCTGGGTGCCCGTAAAATAAAAACACAGAAAGTTCCGGTATTATTTTCATCACGAATTTCCAGTGGACTTCTGTCCAGCTTCATCGGCGCGATTAGCGGCTCCAATTTATATCGTAAAAACTCCTTTCTGCTGGACTCCATAGGCCAACAGATTTTTCCTGCCGGATTTAAAATATATGAGCAGCCTCGCTTGTTGCAAGGATTGGGCAGTTCTCCTTTTGACGGAGAAGGCGTGCCTACCCGCGATAATGTTTTCATTGACGACGGCCGATTGTGCCAGTACGTACTAGGCAGCTATTCCGCGCGTCGAATGGGCCTGAAAACCACGGCAAACAGTGACGGTGTTCATAATTTAACCATTGATGCGACAGCCGGCGATTTGAATGATTTATTAAAAAAAATGGATAAAGGACTGCTGGTGACCGAGTTGATGGGGCAGGGGGTTAACGGGTTGACCGGCGATTATTCACGCGGTGCGACCGGTTTTTGGGTGGAACACGGAGAAATCCAGTACCCGGTTGAGGAGATCACAATTGCGGGGAATCTGAAAGATATGTATCAGGCTATCGTGGCGGTAGGTTCGGATATTAATCGCAATATCGCTACGCGCTGTGGTTCGATTCTTGTCGAGCAAATGATGGTGGCCGGTTCCTAG
- the aat gene encoding leucyl/phenylalanyl-tRNA--protein transferase gives MYGRPGRGKISGYGRRLIISSPTFLDGDDFTFPDPESSDKEGLVAVGGDLSPNHLLTAYRQGIFPWYEPGYPILWWSPDPRLLLQPEHFRLSRSLKQALKKPYRVDFDTDFASVIAACSSCSGRINNTWITGEMQTAYNELHNLGYAHSVEVRQEGQLIGGLYGISLGRAFFGESMFHLQRDASKIALYYLCQLLGQWQFDFIDCQLPTPHLQRLGARIVRRREFLQRLRHTLHHPTHVGTWLHHSIDS, from the coding sequence ATGTATGGCCGCCCTGGACGCGGAAAAATATCTGGATATGGCAGGAGATTAATCATTTCCTCTCCGACGTTTCTTGATGGCGATGATTTTACGTTCCCTGATCCGGAAAGCAGTGATAAGGAAGGTCTGGTAGCTGTTGGAGGTGATTTATCGCCCAATCATCTGCTGACTGCGTACCGGCAGGGTATTTTCCCCTGGTATGAACCGGGGTATCCGATCCTCTGGTGGTCCCCCGATCCGCGATTATTGTTACAGCCTGAACACTTCAGGTTGTCCCGCAGCCTGAAACAGGCTCTGAAAAAACCGTACCGGGTTGACTTCGACACGGACTTTGCCTCGGTTATCGCCGCATGCAGCTCCTGTTCCGGTCGCATCAATAACACCTGGATCACGGGCGAGATGCAAACCGCGTATAACGAACTCCATAATCTGGGTTATGCCCATTCCGTGGAAGTCCGGCAGGAAGGACAACTGATTGGCGGATTGTATGGTATAAGTCTGGGGCGGGCGTTTTTCGGTGAATCCATGTTTCATCTGCAACGGGACGCTTCCAAAATTGCCCTGTATTATTTATGCCAGTTATTAGGGCAATGGCAATTTGACTTTATTGACTGTCAGTTACCAACACCCCATCTGCAACGTCTGGGCGCCAGGATAGTAAGACGTCGTGAATTTTTACAGCGTCTCAGGCACACATTGCATCATCCCACGCATGTTGGAACGTGGCTGCATCATAGTATCGACTCATGA